The following is a genomic window from Geminicoccus roseus DSM 18922.
ACCTATCCCGAGCCGTTTTTCAGCCGCATGGCGAAGCGGGAGAAGCGGCCGCTGGGCGACCTGTTCGGCCTCGTCCATTTCGGGGTGAACCTGACCCGGTTGGCGCCCGGCGGGGAGTCCGCCCTCCTGCACCGCCACAGCCGCCAGGACGAGTTCGTCTTTATCCTGGAGGGAGAACCCACCCTGGTCACCGACACCGACGAGATGGAGCTTGCCCCCGGCATGTGCGCAGGCTTCCCGGCCAACGGCATCGCCCACCAGCTGGTGAACCGGACCGAGCGGGACGTGGTCTATCTGGAGATCGGCGACCGCACCCCCGGCGACGAGGGCAGCTATCCCCGGGACGACCTGAAGGCCGCCCTCGGCCCGGACGGCAGCTGGACCTACACCCACAAGGACGGCCGGCCCTACTGAAGCTGCCAGGGCCGGCGGGTGGTCGGAGCTGCCGTCGGCGGGACAGTCAGCTGGCGCCGGTGCGGCCGCCCCCGAGCCGGCTAGCCTTCGCCCCCTGCCCTGGGCATCGCCTGCGGCCCGCCCTTGACCTGGCGGATGGCGACCAGGGTGCGGAAGGCCCGCACGTTGCGGTTGTCGTGGAACACCTCGCGCACGAAGCCCTCATAGGCTTCCATGCCGGCCAGCTGCAGGCGGAGGATGAAGTCCGCCTCGCCGGTGACGTACCAGGCCTGCCGCACCTCGGGCCGGGCGCGCAGCTCGCGGGTGAAGCTGTCGAGCTCCGCCAGTCCCTCCCATTCCAGCGAGACCAGCACATGCACTGTCAGCGGCAGCCCCAGGACCGAGGGGTGCACGATCGACACGTCCGAAACGATCACCCCCTCCTGGCGCAGGCGGCGCAGACGGCGCAGCACCGCGCTCTCGGAAAGGCCCACCCGTTCGGCCAGACGGCGGGCGGGCATCTGGTTGTCGAACTGGACCTGCTCCAGCAGGGCATGGTCGAACCGGTCCAGCTTGACGGAATCTGGCATCAGCAGCCCCATGATCGGCGAAAGCAGGCGCGTCCTAGCATGTTTTCGGCGCCAAGCATCCGCCGGCGCGGGCACACTGCCGGCATGAGCAACGATCCGGTTCCCGCGCCCGGCGCGGACGGCATAGCGGCGGAACTGCTCCGTCTTTCGCCCAGCTATGCCCCCACCCCCCTTCTCGACCTCCCGCGGCTCGCGCAACGCTGCGGCGTGGCGCAGGTCCTGGCCAAGGACGAAGGCCGGCGCATGCTGGGCAGCTTCAAGTCCCTGGGCGGCACCTATGCCGGCCTGCACGCGCTGGCCCGCGCCGCCGGCACCACCATCGCCGGCCTGATCGATCCGGCGCGCCGCCCGGCCAAGCTGCCGGCCCTGGTCTGCGCCAGCGACGGCAACCATGGCCTGGCCGTGGCCGCGGCCGCCCGCGCCGCCGGCGCACCCGCCAGGATCTATCTGCACGCCCGGGTCCCCGCCGCCCGGGCCGACCGGATCGTGGCGCAGGGCGCCGAGATCGTGCGGGTGGACGGCACCTATGACGACGCGGTGGCCGCCGCGGCCGGGGCGGCGCGGGCGGGCTCAGGCATCCTGGTGGCCGATACCACCGACGATCCGGGCGACCCGGTGGTGCAGGACGTCATGGCGGGCTACGGCGTGATGGCCCATGAGATCCGCCGGCAGGTCGAGGTGGCCGGCCACCCACGGCCGACCCATCTCTTCGTCCAGGCGGGCGTGGGCGGCCTGGCCGCCGCCATGGCGGACGGCCTCGCCGCCTGGATGGCGCCTCCGGCGGCCGTGATCGTGGTCGAGCCGGCCAGTGTCGCCTGCGTCGCCGCCGCCCTGGCGGCGGATCGCCCCGTCCGCGTGCCGGGCGAACTGGAGACGGCGGCCGAGATGCTCTCCTGCGGCGAGGCCAGCGCGCCGGCCCTGGCGGTGCTGCGACGGCACGGCGCCCGCGGCCTGACCGTCCCGGAGGCGGCGCTGGGCGAGGCCACCCGCCTGCTGCGCGAGCTGGGCGGCCCGGCCACCACCCCGTCCGGCGCCGCAGGGCTGGCCGGTCTTTTGGCCCTGCAGGCGCAAGCCGCGGGCGCCGGCTTCGGACTCGATGCCGCCAGCCGGGTCCTGATCCTGGTGACCGAGGCCGACCTCGAGGAAGATGCGGCATGAGCCAAGGCGACGATGCCGGCGGCCTTGCCGCCCAGCCGCCCTCGATCGACGCCGATCGGCTGCTCGATCGCCTCCGGCAGCTCGGGCAGGTCGGGCGCGACGCGGAAGGCCGCCTGTGCCGGCTGGCGGCCTCGGATGCCGACAAGGCCGGACGCGACCGGCTGGCGGACTGGATCGTGAGCGCCGGGCTGGAGCTCGCGATCGACCGGGTCGGCAACATGTTCGGCATCTGGCGTCCCGCGCAGGCGCCGGACGCGACGCCGGACGAGGCGCCGGTGATGATCGGCTCCCACATCGACACGGTGATCGACGCCGGGATCTATGATGGCTGCTATGGCGTGCTGACCGGCCTGGAAGTCGCCCAGGCCCTCCAGAGCTCGGGCTTCACCCCCGCCTGCCCGATTGTGGTCGCGGCGTTCACCAACGAGGAAGGCGTGCGCTACGCGCCCGACATGATGGGTTCGCTGGTTTATGCCGGCGGCCTTGCGATCGACGAGGCGCTGGCGACCCTTGGCACCGACGGGACGGCGCTCGGCGCGGAACTCGCCCGGATCGGCTATGCCGGTTCCGAGGAGCCGGGCTTCCTGCGGCCGCGGGCCTATCTGGAGCTCCATGTCGAGCAGGGCCCGGTCCTGGAGCGCGACGCGGTGCCGATCGGTGCCGTGGAGAACCTCCAGGGCATCTCGTGGCAGCGCATCACGATCCAGGGCGTCGCCAATCATGCCGGCACCACGCCCATGTCGATGCGGCAGGACGCCGGCCAGGCCGCCGCGCGGGTGGTGACCTTCCTGCGCGACCGCATCGCCGGCCCGACCACGGTGGCGACGGTGGGATGCATGAGCTTCGAGCCGAACGCCATCAACGTCATCCCGTCGCGCGCGACCTTCACGGTGGATCTCCGCGATCCCGACGAGCACAGGCTCCGGCAGGCGGAGGCCGCGCTTGCCCGCTACCTGGACGAACTCGCCCGTTCCGAGGGTGTCACGGTCTCGGCCGAGCGCCTGGCGCGCTTTGCACCGGTGAGCTTCGACAAGGCCATTGTCGGGCTGGTGGAGGACGCCGCGCAACGGCTGGGCCTGCGCTCCAGGCGCATGACCTCCGGTGCCGGCCACGACGCGCAGATGCTGGCCCGCATCTGCCCGGCCGCCATGATCTTTGTCCCCAGTGCCGGCGGGATCAGCCACAATCCGCGCGAGCACACCGAGCGTTCGGACCTGCTGGCCGGGGCCGACGTGCTGCTCGACGTGGTGCGGCGCCTGGCCGGCGCCACCTTCCCGCCCCCATCGTGCCACCGAGCAGGAGGCTTTCAGCCATGACCGACGCCGCCCCTCCGATCAGCCGCTACCCGGTGCCCGCGCTCGAGGCGATGCCGGAGGACATCCGCGCGCGCATCCTCAAGGTGCAGGAAAAGTCGGGCTTCATCCCCAACGTCTTCCTGATGCTTGCCTACCGGCCGGACGAGTTCCGCGCCTTCATGGCCTACCACGACGCCCTGATGGACAAGGAAGGCGGGCTCAGCAAGGCCGAGCGCGAGATGATCGTGGTGGCGGTCTCCGCGGCCAACCAGTGCCAGTACTGCGTGGTCGCCCATGGCGCGATCCTGCGCATCCGCGCCCGCAACCCCCTGATCGCCGACCAGGTCACCGCCAACTACCGCAAGGCGGACATCACGCCGCGGCAGCGGGCCATGCTCGACTTCGCCCTGAAGGTCACGCGCCAGGCCGAGGCGGTGGACGAGGCCGACAGCGCGGCGCTGCGCGGGCACGGCTTCGGCGAGGACGAGATCTGGGACATCGCGGCGATCGCGGCCTTCTTCGGCATGTCCAACCGCCTGGCGAACTTCACCAGCCTGCGCCCGAACGACGAGTTCTATGGGATGGGGCGGAGCTGAACGGAGATTCTGGGCTGCATGACGGGCCGGGCATGTCCCGGCAGGGACATCCTCAGAACGGCCAGCGCGGCCCGGACCCCCGCACCTTCTCCAGGTAGGCCGCCGCCTGCAGCACCCCCAGGTCGTCGAACCGCCGGCCGACCAGCTGCACGCCGATCGGGTGGTTGCGGCCGTCATGGCCGAACGGGAGCGACAGGGCCGGCTGCCCGGTCTGGTTGAACCAGGCGGTGAAGGTCGCATGCGCCAGCGGCGTTTCCTCGTCCAGCCCGACCTGCTCGGCCGGGAAGCCCACGCAGGGCATGGTCGGGGTCAGCAGGAGGTCGTAGCCGCCGATGGCGGCGTGGAGCTCGAGCTTGGCGTTCTCGATCAGGCCCAGCAGCTCGTGGTAGCGCGCCCCGTCGATCGCTTCCGCCTTCAGGCTCCATGCCGCCACCTGCGGCAGCACCTTGGCCTGCTGGTCGGCGGTGAAGCTGCGATACTCGGCCAGGCCCCGGACCTGCAGGGTCTGGTCGATCGCGGCATAGGCGTCGTAGGCGAACGGCGGGTTGAGCGGCTCGACGATCGCCCCGGCATCGGCCAGGGCGTTGGCGGCGGCCAGCACGGCCTCGCGGACCACCGGCTCCACCGGCGCGCCATAGCCCATCGACAGGAGCAGCCCGACCCGCTTGCCGGCAAGATCCGCTTCCAGCTTCTCGTGGTAGGCGATGCCGTCCGGCGCCAGCGCGCCGCTGTCGCGCGGGTCGGGCCGGGCCAGGATGCCGAGATAGAAGGCGACGTCCGCCACCGAGCGCGCCATCGGCCCGGCCGAGCGGGTGGTGCTGGGCGCCAGATGCGGGATGCGCCCCTGGGTGGGCTTGAGCGCCACCACCCCGCAATGGGCGGCCGGCAGCCGCACCGAGCCGGCGATGTCGGAGCCCACCGACAGATGGCAGAAGCCCGCCGCCAGCGCCGCCCCTGCCCCCGCACTGGAGCCGCCGGTGTTGGTGGCGAGGTCCCAGGGATTGCGCACCACGCCGAACGCCGAGCTCACCCCGGCGGCGAGCAGGCCGAAATCGGGCATGGTGGTCTTGGCAAGGAGGATCGCCCCGGCTTCCAAACTGCGCGCCGCCGGCGGCGCGTCGAAGCTGGAGGCCGGGCGGCCCTCGTTGGCGGCGGTGCCGTGCAGGTAGGGCCAGCCGGTGACGTGGATGCTGTCCTTGAGGGTGATCGGGATCCCGTCCAGCGGCCCGGCGGGCGTGCCGGCGGCAAAACGCGCGGCCGATTCAGCCGCGGCCACGCGAGCCGCCTCGGCGCGGATCGACCAGAGCGCGTTGATCTCGCGGTTGCTTTCCTCGATCCTTGCCAGGGTCGCGTCGACCACGTCGACCGGCGAGACCGAGCCATCCCGGTAGGCGGCAGCGAGCGAAAGCGCCGATGATTCCAACAATTCCCGCATCGACACCCCTTTCACACAATCGCTCCCGGTCTCGCGCCGCTGTGCTGTCC
Proteins encoded in this region:
- a CDS encoding cupin domain-containing protein, which translates into the protein MSDSTPRRPLAVLAASAPPRTRPSTYPEPFFSRMAKREKRPLGDLFGLVHFGVNLTRLAPGGESALLHRHSRQDEFVFILEGEPTLVTDTDEMELAPGMCAGFPANGIAHQLVNRTERDVVYLEIGDRTPGDEGSYPRDDLKAALGPDGSWTYTHKDGRPY
- a CDS encoding Lrp/AsnC family transcriptional regulator, which encodes MPDSVKLDRFDHALLEQVQFDNQMPARRLAERVGLSESAVLRRLRRLRQEGVIVSDVSIVHPSVLGLPLTVHVLVSLEWEGLAELDSFTRELRARPEVRQAWYVTGEADFILRLQLAGMEAYEGFVREVFHDNRNVRAFRTLVAIRQVKGGPQAMPRAGGEG
- a CDS encoding pyridoxal-phosphate dependent enzyme — encoded protein: MSNDPVPAPGADGIAAELLRLSPSYAPTPLLDLPRLAQRCGVAQVLAKDEGRRMLGSFKSLGGTYAGLHALARAAGTTIAGLIDPARRPAKLPALVCASDGNHGLAVAAAARAAGAPARIYLHARVPAARADRIVAQGAEIVRVDGTYDDAVAAAAGAARAGSGILVADTTDDPGDPVVQDVMAGYGVMAHEIRRQVEVAGHPRPTHLFVQAGVGGLAAAMADGLAAWMAPPAAVIVVEPASVACVAAALAADRPVRVPGELETAAEMLSCGEASAPALAVLRRHGARGLTVPEAALGEATRLLRELGGPATTPSGAAGLAGLLALQAQAAGAGFGLDAASRVLILVTEADLEEDAA
- a CDS encoding Zn-dependent hydrolase — its product is MSQGDDAGGLAAQPPSIDADRLLDRLRQLGQVGRDAEGRLCRLAASDADKAGRDRLADWIVSAGLELAIDRVGNMFGIWRPAQAPDATPDEAPVMIGSHIDTVIDAGIYDGCYGVLTGLEVAQALQSSGFTPACPIVVAAFTNEEGVRYAPDMMGSLVYAGGLAIDEALATLGTDGTALGAELARIGYAGSEEPGFLRPRAYLELHVEQGPVLERDAVPIGAVENLQGISWQRITIQGVANHAGTTPMSMRQDAGQAAARVVTFLRDRIAGPTTVATVGCMSFEPNAINVIPSRATFTVDLRDPDEHRLRQAEAALARYLDELARSEGVTVSAERLARFAPVSFDKAIVGLVEDAAQRLGLRSRRMTSGAGHDAQMLARICPAAMIFVPSAGGISHNPREHTERSDLLAGADVLLDVVRRLAGATFPPPSCHRAGGFQP
- a CDS encoding peroxidase-related enzyme (This protein belongs to a clade of uncharacterized proteins related to peroxidases such as the alkylhydroperoxidase AhpD.) is translated as MTDAAPPISRYPVPALEAMPEDIRARILKVQEKSGFIPNVFLMLAYRPDEFRAFMAYHDALMDKEGGLSKAEREMIVVAVSAANQCQYCVVAHGAILRIRARNPLIADQVTANYRKADITPRQRAMLDFALKVTRQAEAVDEADSAALRGHGFGEDEIWDIAAIAAFFGMSNRLANFTSLRPNDEFYGMGRS
- a CDS encoding amidase; its protein translation is MESSALSLAAAYRDGSVSPVDVVDATLARIEESNREINALWSIRAEAARVAAAESAARFAAGTPAGPLDGIPITLKDSIHVTGWPYLHGTAANEGRPASSFDAPPAARSLEAGAILLAKTTMPDFGLLAAGVSSAFGVVRNPWDLATNTGGSSAGAGAALAAGFCHLSVGSDIAGSVRLPAAHCGVVALKPTQGRIPHLAPSTTRSAGPMARSVADVAFYLGILARPDPRDSGALAPDGIAYHEKLEADLAGKRVGLLLSMGYGAPVEPVVREAVLAAANALADAGAIVEPLNPPFAYDAYAAIDQTLQVRGLAEYRSFTADQQAKVLPQVAAWSLKAEAIDGARYHELLGLIENAKLELHAAIGGYDLLLTPTMPCVGFPAEQVGLDEETPLAHATFTAWFNQTGQPALSLPFGHDGRNHPIGVQLVGRRFDDLGVLQAAAYLEKVRGSGPRWPF